The following proteins are encoded in a genomic region of Cryptomeria japonica chromosome 11, Sugi_1.0, whole genome shotgun sequence:
- the LOC131071580 gene encoding small heat shock protein, chloroplastic yields MAAMLTAVNAFSSPSALSRTGAASSNAICPPVSKISLCKAGASSPSSRRPVNSLLVRAESKDHAVDVRKSGKEVQKKARVANISPYGLVNPLSPMSSMRQMLDTMDRLFEDSFTIPSSRPSRDNTLRVRTPWDMMETENELKMRFDLPGLSKEDVKVSIDDGFLVIKAEQKQEKRDADSWSSRSHTSYNTKLMLPDNCETDKIRAELENGVLNITIPKSKADSKVFDVKID; encoded by the exons ATGGCTGCCATGCTTACGGCTGTGAACGCCTTTTCGTCTCCGTCAGCATTATCCAGAACTGGAGCGGCTTCTAGCAACGCAATTTGCCCTCCAGTTAGCAAGATTTCATTGTGTAAAGCAGGGGCGAGCTCTCCATCCTCCAGGCGCCCTGTAAATTCTCTTTTGGTGAGGGCAGAGAGTAAAGATCACGCAGTTGATGTACGCAAATCAGGCAAAGAAGTGCAGAAAAAGGCCAGGGTAGCAAATATTTCGCCCTACG GGCTTGTGAATCCTTTATCTCCAATGTCAAGTATGAGGCAGATGCTGGATACTATGGACCGGCTTTTTGAGGACTCATTTACGATCCCTTCGTCGAGGCCTTCGAGAGACAACACGTTGAGGGTTCGAACCCCATGGGATATGATGGAGACTGAAAATGAACTGAAAATGAGGTTCGATTTGCCTGGATTGTCGAAGGAGGACGTCAAGGTGTCAATTGATGACGGCTTTCTGGTTATCAAAGCAGAGCAGAAACAAGAGAAAAGGGATGCCGATTCTTGGTCCAGTAGAAGCCACACATCCTACAATACAAAGCTTATGCTGCCTGACAACTGCGAGACTGATAAGATTAGGGCGGAATTGGAGAATGGCGTTCTAAATATCACCATTCCCAAGTCAAAAGCGGATTCCAAAGTGTTTGATGTTAAGATCGATTGA